The nucleotide window ATTTGCGGAGTTTTGGGTGGTTGCTGTTCATAATTGAGAGCTTGCGGCTTTTCAGCATTCGTTGCTTCAAACTGCTCCAGTAATATACGGGCACGCTGTAAAATCGTTTCCGGCATTTCCGCAAGTTCCGCCACATGCACACCGTAGCTTTTATCTGCGGCACCCTTTTTCACTTTATGCAAAAATACCACTCGGCCGTCCTGCTCGGTGGCACTGACATGGACATTTTGCAGTCTTGCCAGCTCGTTTTCCAAATCCGTCAATTCGTGATAGTGAGTTGAAAATAATGTGTTCGCCCCGATTTCATCATGAATATATTCCATCATTGCTTGTGCCAGACTCATCCCGTCATATGTTGAAGTACCTCGTCCGATTTCATCAAATAACAGCAAACTGTTTTTGGTTGCATGTGTAATGGCATGCTGTGATTCAAGCATTTCCACCATAAATGTCGATTGGCCTGCCGCTAAATCATCGGCTGCACCGATTCGTGTGAAAATCTGGTCTGTAATCGGTAGTACCGCTTCATCGGCCGGTACATAGCACCCCATTTGTGCCAAAACGACAATTAGTGCAACTTGGCGCATATACGTACTTTTACCCGACATGTTCGGACCGGTAATCAGCATCATATTTTTATCATCCGTCAGCACACAATCATTCGGTACATAACTTTGTTTATTGAGCATTTTTTCTACGACCGGATGTCTTCCTTCAATAATTTTCAGTGCACGCCCTTCATGGAATACCGGCTTTGTAAAACGGTATTTGTCCGTTACCGCCGCAAAGCTCATCAGAACATCAAGCTCACTGATTTGGGCAGCCAATGCCTGGACACGAGGTATATACCCTTTTAGCTGTTCCCGCAATGCTACAAATAAATCATATTCCAAAGCAAGGCTCTGCTCTTCTGCATTCAAAATCAGTGCTTCTTTTTCTTTTAATTCTTCCGTAATAAAACGCTCGGCATTCGCCAAAGTTTGTTTTCGTTCAAAACGTGCCAGGTCTGTATTATTCAAATGGGACTTTGTAATTTCAATATAGTAGCCAAACACCCGGTTATAGCCGATCTTTAAATTTTTAATCCCTGTCAGTTCACGTTCTTTCTGCTCAAGCTGGGCAATCCAGTCTTTCCCGTTTCGGGAAGCATCACGGTATTCATCCAGCTGTGCATTGTAGCCATCGCGAATGACATCTCCCTCTTTGATCGAAATTGGCGGATGATCGGTAATTGCTTCTGCCAGCAATTGTTCAATATCGGTACATACGTCCAGCTTTTGACCAAGCGCCATGCATTTTTCCAAACCGCTGTTTACAAGCTTTTGCTGAATCATTGGTACTTGCCGTAATGATTCGCGCAGCTGTGCCAGATCGCGTCCACCAACAGAACCAAACGCTACACGCCCTGCCAGACGCTCTAAATCATAGACATTTTTCAGCAGTGCCGTTAATTCATCGCGTAAAAAGAAGTCTTCCAGCAACTCTGTTACAATCGTCTGCCGCGCTTCAATCGCATTTTTCTTTGCGAGCGGCTGATGCATCCACTGTTTCAGTTTTCGCCCTCCCATTGCTGTTACTGTTTCATCCAAAAGCCAAAGCAATGTACCTTTCGAATCCCCGCCGCGTATCGATTGGATCAACTCCAAATTACGTTTGGAATTCGTATCGATACGAAGGAAATTATCAGCTTCAGTATAGGCAAAAGGCTGAATATGCGATAAAGAGCGCATTTGAGTACGTTCCACATATTGCAGTAGTCTCTTTGCCACACCTTGCAGCCGAACCGGCAAATGTGCAATATACTGATCTGCCTTAACCGTATCCATTTCTTCCGTTTCAAGTGACAGAACGATACCGCCCGCTTCCGCATACTCGGCAAGCAGCAACTGCAGCTGTTCCGTCACAATAAGTTCTTTTATTGCATATGCTTGTACTTGCTGAATTAACTGCTTTGCACTTCCTTCAATAACCGAACAGTTTGCTTCGCCAGTCGATACGTCCAAATAGGCAAATACGATTTCATCATCTTCATTGCTTTCAGCCGCTGCAATAAAATGATTCGATTTCCCGTCAATTGCTTTTCCTTCTGTAATCGTACCCGGTGTAATTACTTGTACGACTTCACGTTTCACTACACCTTTTGCATGCTTTGGATCTTCCGTCTGTTCACATACCGCCACTTTAAAACCTTTTGCGACAAGTGTTTCGATATATCCCTGCGCAGAGTGATGCGGCACACCACACATCGGTATTGGATTATCTGTATTACCTGCGCGAGCTGTTAATGTAATTTCCAGCAGCTGCGACGCTTTAATCGCATCATCAAAAAACAGTTCATAGAAATCGCCTAAACGGTAAAATAAAAAAGCATCTTTGTAATCTTGTTTTACGAGCAAATATTGTTGCATCATCGGTGTATATGTAGTCATAGTTTATTTCCCTCACTTGCTAAAACTTGTACAAGTATTATACCATTTGACTTGCATTTTGCCTTGCAAACGCAAAGAAAAGGAATTGTCTGAAAGTAATCTTCAAACAATTCCCAACTGTTTATGATAGAGCTTTACAATATTTTTATGACTAATCATTTCCTGTTAAAAGATAGAGGCTCTTATGAAAATGATGAGGAATCATAATCTTTGCCAAAACCTTTGCCTCCGGAATCGGACGAAGATGAGGATGATGACGAAGATGAAGAACTGCTGGATGGCTGTTGTGAACTTTCTTCAAACGACCATTCATCTTCAAAATCGATCGGGTGTACATTAATGACAATTGTCGTTTCCCCAATGATTTCCACTAAAAATTCACGCTCAACCGTTACCTGGATTTTGTCGCCTTGTTTCGTAATGATTGCCTCAATACAATTCGGCGCTTGTAATACACGGACTTTCACATCATTTGACTCTACTTCTTCTCCATCACGGAATGACAGCTTGACACGATCCTTATAGGAAATAGTCTCTGTATGCACTGCCGTTTTTGAATGATTGTTATATGCATACCAAACATTCACATCGAACTTCCCTGTCACCTCAACAAATTTACCATTACGTTTCGCCTGGTATTGATGATTGATTACCCAACAACCTAATATGCTCGTTGGTGCATTCGGTGGACAGAGCGTTTCTACACATTCGGTACGCTTCTTTCCTTTCGCAATAACTGCTTTCGTCACAATTTGACGTAAACGCTTCACCGAACATCTCTCCTTTCTTCAACTGCTCGACTTATTGTATGCGGCAGGTGCCTAAAGGGTGAAATGAGTTTTTAGAAAAGAAAAAACTACTACAATCCTTTATTGTAGTAGCGCTTTTGCTATTGCTTCGCTCAAATGTTCCTCAGTGCATTTTTATTCCTATACGGGATATGGCCTACAAAGTGTTTTGAGGTTTAGCACGTAATTTATTTCACTGAGAGTTTCATTTGCTGAAAGAAATTTTTATTTTATTATCCAGCAATTCATTAATTTGTTGAATTGGCAGTGGTTTATAATAATAATAACCTTGTCCAATCTGACAGCCTAATCGCTTCAGCTCGAGATGCTGTGCTTCTGTTTCGATCCCTTCTGCTACCGACATCATGTTCAAGTTATCCGAAAGCTGAATAATGGTTTTGATGACCGCATTCATCCGAGGGTTCGCTAAATCATCGACAAAACTTTTATCGATTTTTATTTCTTTAAACGGCAGTTCCTGCAAATAACTGAGCGAGGAATAACCAACACCAAAATCGTCAATCGAAGTTTCAATCCCAAACCGCTGCAGCTCATCGATTATT belongs to Solibacillus sp. FSL W7-1436 and includes:
- the mutS gene encoding DNA mismatch repair protein MutS → MTTYTPMMQQYLLVKQDYKDAFLFYRLGDFYELFFDDAIKASQLLEITLTARAGNTDNPIPMCGVPHHSAQGYIETLVAKGFKVAVCEQTEDPKHAKGVVKREVVQVITPGTITEGKAIDGKSNHFIAAAESNEDDEIVFAYLDVSTGEANCSVIEGSAKQLIQQVQAYAIKELIVTEQLQLLLAEYAEAGGIVLSLETEEMDTVKADQYIAHLPVRLQGVAKRLLQYVERTQMRSLSHIQPFAYTEADNFLRIDTNSKRNLELIQSIRGGDSKGTLLWLLDETVTAMGGRKLKQWMHQPLAKKNAIEARQTIVTELLEDFFLRDELTALLKNVYDLERLAGRVAFGSVGGRDLAQLRESLRQVPMIQQKLVNSGLEKCMALGQKLDVCTDIEQLLAEAITDHPPISIKEGDVIRDGYNAQLDEYRDASRNGKDWIAQLEQKERELTGIKNLKIGYNRVFGYYIEITKSHLNNTDLARFERKQTLANAERFITEELKEKEALILNAEEQSLALEYDLFVALREQLKGYIPRVQALAAQISELDVLMSFAAVTDKYRFTKPVFHEGRALKIIEGRHPVVEKMLNKQSYVPNDCVLTDDKNMMLITGPNMSGKSTYMRQVALIVVLAQMGCYVPADEAVLPITDQIFTRIGAADDLAAGQSTFMVEMLESQHAITHATKNSLLLFDEIGRGTSTYDGMSLAQAMMEYIHDEIGANTLFSTHYHELTDLENELARLQNVHVSATEQDGRVVFLHKVKKGAADKSYGVHVAELAEMPETILQRARILLEQFEATNAEKPQALNYEQQPPKTPQIAEQVAEDDLQLSLFTMEEAPSIAPEQQEVLDALKKLNVMGTTPMQAMTLLHELQQKLLGN
- the cotE gene encoding outer spore coat protein CotE; its protein translation is MKRLRQIVTKAVIAKGKKRTECVETLCPPNAPTSILGCWVINHQYQAKRNGKFVEVTGKFDVNVWYAYNNHSKTAVHTETISYKDRVKLSFRDGEEVESNDVKVRVLQAPNCIEAIITKQGDKIQVTVEREFLVEIIGETTIVINVHPIDFEDEWSFEESSQQPSSSSSSSSSSSSSSDSGGKGFGKDYDSSSFS